In Candidatus Nitronauta litoralis, one DNA window encodes the following:
- a CDS encoding amphi-Trp domain-containing protein — protein sequence MEKREVSLKAKIEQEKVISYLEDLISSMKEGTICVQQGTDIVTLKPSKFVEMELEASIKKNKERFALELTWRVEKEEEEPEFSISSSEPVAVGENENETSEK from the coding sequence ATGGAAAAGCGTGAAGTATCTCTTAAGGCAAAAATCGAACAGGAAAAAGTCATCAGTTATCTGGAAGACCTGATTTCCAGCATGAAAGAAGGAACCATATGTGTCCAGCAAGGAACAGATATTGTAACTCTCAAACCTTCCAAGTTTGTGGAAATGGAATTAGAAGCTTCTATAAAAAAGAATAAAGAGCGATTCGCATTGGAACTGACCTGGCGGGTAGAAAAAGAAGAGGAAGAACCTGAATTCAGTATCTCTTCTTCGGAACCGGTTGCGGTTGGAGAAAATGAAAATGAAACCAGCGAAAAATGA
- a CDS encoding phosphomannomutase/phosphoglucomutase — MKHKVNPAIFRESDIRGVVDVDLTPESVEWIGRAVGTYLCRNNGKTITLAWDVRPSSVRYRDIVTRALLSSGCDILEMGLAPSPVSYFAQHHFKSDGGIMITASHNPATFNGFKVSINRECLVGDEIQSLRQLVEKQDFDSGQGSLKKIDAIQPYRKFLQESLKFPRPIKVVVDGGNGCFGVVGPSVLRNLGVDLVELHTQPDGTFPNHHPDPTLPENLKDLVEKVRQEGAEVGIGFDGDMDRIGVVDEKGKIIWGDQLMILFARDLLKRFPGAKILGEVKCSQSLFKQIEEYGGIPEMTAVGHSLIKKTMKSTGALLAGEMSGHIFFADEFFGFDDALYAACRLLRILGDSPIPLSQMLADIPETSTTPEIRRDCPDELKFEVVENMRKYLEERYEIVNIDGVRINFEDGWALVRASNTQPALTLRFEAKTPHRLKEIQEIIEKPLMQFCPSI, encoded by the coding sequence ATGAAGCATAAAGTCAATCCTGCAATATTCAGGGAATCAGATATCCGGGGTGTTGTCGATGTGGACCTCACCCCGGAATCCGTTGAATGGATCGGTCGCGCTGTCGGTACCTATCTTTGCCGAAACAATGGAAAGACGATTACATTGGCCTGGGATGTTCGTCCGAGTTCTGTCCGCTATCGGGATATTGTGACCAGGGCTCTCTTGTCAAGTGGATGCGACATCCTCGAGATGGGTTTAGCTCCATCCCCAGTTTCTTATTTTGCCCAGCATCATTTCAAGTCAGATGGTGGGATAATGATTACCGCCAGCCATAATCCCGCAACCTTTAATGGTTTCAAAGTCAGTATCAACCGGGAGTGTCTTGTAGGGGATGAAATTCAGTCGTTACGACAACTGGTCGAAAAGCAGGACTTTGATTCTGGCCAGGGTTCCCTGAAAAAGATTGACGCCATCCAGCCCTATAGAAAATTTCTTCAGGAATCCCTGAAATTTCCTCGACCAATCAAGGTAGTGGTGGATGGTGGAAATGGATGTTTTGGAGTTGTCGGTCCCAGTGTCCTCCGCAATCTTGGAGTGGATCTTGTTGAACTCCACACACAACCAGATGGAACTTTCCCAAACCATCATCCCGACCCAACCCTTCCGGAGAACCTAAAGGACCTTGTTGAAAAAGTAAGGCAGGAAGGAGCGGAGGTGGGAATAGGATTTGACGGCGATATGGATCGGATTGGGGTGGTGGATGAAAAGGGCAAAATTATCTGGGGTGATCAGCTCATGATACTTTTTGCAAGGGACCTGTTAAAACGATTCCCAGGTGCAAAAATATTAGGCGAAGTGAAGTGTTCCCAGAGTTTGTTTAAACAGATAGAAGAGTATGGTGGAATTCCCGAAATGACAGCTGTTGGCCATTCCCTGATAAAAAAAACAATGAAATCCACAGGGGCCCTTCTGGCAGGTGAAATGAGCGGTCATATTTTTTTTGCAGATGAATTTTTTGGATTTGATGACGCCCTGTACGCGGCTTGCCGCTTGCTTAGGATTCTCGGGGATTCACCTATACCCCTTTCCCAAATGTTGGCAGATATTCCGGAAACTTCGACCACTCCTGAAATTCGAAGGGACTGTCCTGATGAATTGAAGTTTGAAGTTGTGGAAAATATGAGAAAATATCTGGAAGAAAGATATGAAATTGTGAATATAGATGGTGTTCGAATCAACTTTGAAGATGGATGGGCTCTGGTCCGTGCCTCAAACACACAACCTGCACTGACTTTACGTTTTGAGGCTAAGACCCCTCATCGATTAAAGGAAATCCAGGAAATTATTGAAAAACCCTTGATGCAATTCTGTCCCAGCATTTGA
- a CDS encoding type II secretion system protein translates to MLKAIFAHLRNRAQKNAGNESGFTLLELLVVVAILAAIAGTAVVALQDTDARASAAAHVAMMDELDKGIREFRVLNRNQYPNRFDSIMQTAAALGTTGTAQLNIAAHEDLALLDLDTVFPQVADAADDAGTPYDESAAGSLAVQRMDDIGINTLRVAYDTTTGGLDPDGTGDCNDYAGLIEDRGNAVVAGNIYLSPAANGCGGDHTLLETSVVMGWAGGSERVTGQPVAGTDIFQTAGALDLTGTDADLPVMMAVGLGPSSTLFDKRALGGMSTVPVYRHVGPLEYNRFTALFLVGETDGAGGAAPVDQVLLLAIVDGAGDTKEEELGEWDGTRNTI, encoded by the coding sequence ATGCTAAAAGCAATTTTTGCTCATTTGCGCAATCGCGCACAAAAAAATGCGGGCAATGAGTCCGGTTTTACCTTGCTTGAACTGCTGGTAGTTGTCGCTATTTTGGCTGCCATTGCAGGTACTGCCGTTGTGGCGCTTCAGGATACGGACGCTCGTGCTTCTGCTGCAGCTCACGTTGCAATGATGGATGAGCTTGACAAGGGTATCCGCGAATTCCGTGTACTCAACCGCAACCAGTACCCGAATCGTTTCGATTCAATCATGCAAACTGCAGCTGCCTTGGGGACTACGGGTACCGCCCAGCTCAACATTGCAGCCCATGAAGATCTGGCTTTATTGGACCTTGATACTGTCTTTCCTCAGGTAGCTGATGCTGCTGATGATGCAGGCACCCCTTACGATGAATCAGCTGCTGGCAGCCTGGCTGTTCAGCGGATGGATGACATTGGAATCAACACCCTGCGCGTTGCTTATGATACGACCACCGGTGGTTTGGACCCTGATGGTACGGGCGATTGCAATGATTATGCTGGTTTGATCGAAGATCGTGGAAACGCGGTTGTTGCAGGTAACATTTACCTGAGCCCGGCTGCAAACGGTTGCGGTGGAGATCATACCCTTCTCGAAACCTCCGTTGTAATGGGTTGGGCTGGTGGCTCCGAGCGTGTAACCGGTCAGCCAGTAGCGGGTACTGATATTTTCCAAACTGCAGGCGCTTTGGACCTGACTGGTACTGATGCTGATCTTCCTGTCATGATGGCGGTTGGTCTTGGACCGAGCTCTACCTTGTTCGACAAGCGCGCGCTTGGTGGAATGAGCACCGTTCCGGTTTACCGCCATGTTGGTCCGCTTGAGTACAATCGTTTCACCGCTTTGTTCCTGGTTGGTGAAACCGATGGTGCCGGTGGTGCTGCTCCTGTTGATCAGGTGTTATTGCTCGCGATTGTTGATGGCGCTGGCGACACCAAGGAAGAAGAACTGGGTGAATGGGATGGTACGCGTAACACCATCTAG
- a CDS encoding type II secretion system protein, producing the protein MKNHIANPDRALSLSRQESGFTLIELLLTVTVMVAIAFTVTGTFIGVDQDARAQLTRVEMQEVAAAIRQFRQDTGYYPKQGLFNHVADGGSIDLDPGNDPDPAVDISRFESPANLEQLYQEPTTDNDIPATTTGPCANCVMRWDPDTGRGWRGPYLKRESLVDVGDDLEEDGLGNPDTIATGPHLNVLGVADPQEQAPQFDGGADDCTENLANTACLLDWRPRAGDPSFLTHGRPFLYFIMSSADANVTGCNSPCVTAFGLNGRYDQGNDDDIVVSVN; encoded by the coding sequence ATGAAAAATCACATTGCAAACCCTGATCGTGCTCTAAGTTTAAGCCGACAGGAATCCGGATTTACCCTGATCGAGTTATTGCTCACTGTCACCGTGATGGTAGCGATTGCCTTCACCGTGACAGGTACTTTTATCGGGGTAGATCAGGATGCCCGCGCCCAATTGACCCGTGTTGAAATGCAGGAAGTCGCTGCCGCCATCCGGCAATTCCGTCAGGATACCGGCTACTACCCCAAGCAAGGCTTGTTCAATCATGTCGCTGATGGCGGCAGTATCGATCTGGATCCGGGAAACGACCCCGACCCCGCTGTCGATATTTCCCGGTTTGAATCCCCGGCAAATCTTGAACAACTTTACCAGGAGCCGACAACAGACAACGACATCCCCGCTACCACTACTGGCCCGTGCGCCAATTGCGTAATGCGGTGGGATCCGGATACCGGCCGCGGTTGGCGCGGACCTTATCTCAAGCGGGAAAGCCTGGTAGATGTCGGAGACGACCTTGAAGAAGACGGGCTCGGTAATCCCGATACAATCGCAACCGGCCCTCACTTGAATGTATTAGGAGTTGCCGACCCCCAGGAGCAAGCGCCGCAATTCGACGGGGGGGCAGATGATTGTACAGAGAATCTGGCCAATACGGCCTGCCTGCTCGACTGGAGACCGCGTGCAGGCGATCCGTCTTTTCTGACGCATGGTCGTCCTTTCTTATACTTCATCATGTCGAGTGCAGATGCCAATGTTACGGGATGCAATTCGCCATGCGTGACTGCTTTTGGTCTCAATGGCAGGTATGACCAGGGCAATGATGACGACATCGTGGTGAGTGTGAACTGA
- a CDS encoding prepilin-type N-terminal cleavage/methylation domain-containing protein — MNNNSIRFDQSGFTLLELLLVVTLLSTTAFMTLSAVENNSDQIRFEDTRNRLSLFRTAILGSNNLAPAPGDPLTGYVVDNGVLPGNIDALVNLPANFDPYILMDPIFDPNPDSNGWNNGPALPAVGGEIPLSNPAQQLLKGHRNFYLQGASNGFYRDGWGTTGVGGGGGGGVDCPTDPLPVGGGEGNLNDALNHGWCVTTQLATVGPFTGQPNNFFADSAGRDSVAGALTGDFYEQDIVMQEPVQQTDWQTTIQALTTVTIVNASGVDINLSDATSPPVLNTNLRAALLFYRNDFNAGTSGQWRRVSTDISLAGCLDGTGDGLCNGNAAAPAPPKTTAAFPANVQGVPAGEHLLVLVDDVDGTINTNDDTTTLTAGIGTAGFVNGTRVRFYPRGGTPTLQLTIR; from the coding sequence ATGAACAATAATTCGATACGGTTTGACCAATCAGGATTTACCTTGCTGGAGCTTTTGCTCGTCGTCACACTTCTCTCCACAACCGCATTCATGACCTTGTCCGCCGTAGAAAACAACAGCGACCAAATACGTTTCGAAGACACCCGCAACCGGTTGAGTCTTTTTCGAACAGCCATTTTGGGAAGTAACAACCTTGCCCCTGCTCCAGGTGATCCCCTGACCGGATACGTTGTAGACAATGGCGTTCTACCGGGCAATATTGATGCATTAGTGAATTTGCCTGCAAACTTTGACCCTTATATTTTAATGGATCCAATTTTTGATCCTAATCCCGATAGCAATGGCTGGAATAACGGCCCTGCTTTGCCTGCCGTTGGCGGAGAAATTCCACTGAGCAACCCGGCCCAGCAGCTTCTTAAGGGACACCGCAACTTTTATTTACAGGGAGCTTCCAATGGGTTTTACCGGGACGGATGGGGAACCACTGGTGTGGGAGGAGGTGGGGGAGGCGGTGTTGATTGTCCGACCGACCCCTTGCCGGTAGGAGGAGGAGAAGGGAACCTTAATGATGCTCTCAATCACGGTTGGTGCGTGACCACCCAACTTGCCACCGTCGGCCCATTCACGGGACAACCGAACAATTTTTTTGCTGATAGTGCCGGTCGCGACAGTGTAGCAGGTGCATTGACTGGGGATTTTTACGAACAGGATATTGTGATGCAGGAACCGGTGCAGCAAACTGACTGGCAAACAACAATTCAGGCACTGACCACAGTGACTATCGTCAATGCCTCTGGAGTAGATATAAACCTAAGTGATGCCACATCACCTCCGGTTCTGAATACCAACCTAAGAGCTGCCCTTCTTTTCTATCGAAATGATTTCAATGCCGGAACTTCAGGACAATGGCGTCGGGTCTCGACTGATATTTCCTTAGCAGGGTGCCTTGATGGCACGGGAGATGGTTTATGCAATGGCAATGCCGCTGCCCCTGCCCCGCCAAAAACAACAGCTGCCTTTCCTGCAAATGTTCAGGGTGTTCCTGCGGGAGAGCATCTTTTAGTGCTTGTGGATGATGTGGATGGAACTATCAATACTAATGACGATACAACAACTTTAACAGCCGGGATTGGCACTGCGGGTTTCGTAAATGGAACCCGTGTCAGGTTTTACCCGCGAGGTGGAACTCCGACTCTTCAATTAACAATCAGGTAA
- a CDS encoding PilT/PilU family type 4a pilus ATPase, giving the protein MKDKESFDKLLAVCVKHGASDLHLSCGRAPVYRVHGELKLLDIAKVDQDAMEKVALSLMTQGQQNEFQTHQSIDLGYSSPEGERFRVNCYRQLGQVALAVRHIDQDMCDVEQLSLPPQLKKLAHLPSGLVLVTGATGSGKSTTLAALIHEINVNRNCHVLTIEDPVEFIHEGKESLIHHRELFTDVPDFPSAVRSALREDPDVIMVGEMRDLETMRAALTAAETGHLVFSTLHTSDAVGTVERFVGSFPGDEQSVARHRIAMSLRAVVSQHLMPTLNGGGRVPAVEILIVTLAVANLIDAAKTRQIYSAMESGSGEGMQTRDQSLAKLVAGRRISREQARSFCNDPVAFDKLLQISVLRGA; this is encoded by the coding sequence ATAAAAGACAAGGAAAGCTTTGACAAGTTGCTGGCGGTTTGCGTCAAGCATGGTGCTTCGGATTTGCATCTCAGCTGCGGTCGGGCGCCGGTGTACCGGGTTCACGGAGAATTGAAATTACTGGATATTGCAAAGGTTGACCAGGACGCAATGGAAAAAGTTGCTCTTAGTCTAATGACTCAGGGGCAGCAAAACGAATTTCAAACCCATCAGTCTATAGACCTGGGTTACAGCTCCCCCGAAGGAGAGCGATTTCGGGTTAACTGCTACAGACAGTTAGGGCAGGTTGCCCTGGCCGTTCGTCATATTGATCAGGATATGTGTGATGTCGAACAACTTTCGCTGCCTCCACAACTAAAAAAGCTTGCGCACCTGCCTTCCGGGCTGGTTCTGGTTACCGGCGCAACGGGCAGTGGAAAAAGCACCACCCTGGCAGCACTGATTCATGAAATAAATGTAAACAGGAATTGTCACGTTTTGACTATTGAGGACCCTGTGGAATTTATCCACGAAGGAAAAGAAAGCCTGATTCACCATAGAGAATTATTTACAGATGTCCCGGATTTTCCTTCTGCGGTTCGATCGGCTTTACGCGAGGATCCGGATGTCATTATGGTCGGGGAAATGCGTGATCTTGAAACCATGCGGGCTGCACTGACAGCGGCTGAAACAGGCCATCTGGTTTTTTCTACCCTTCACACCAGTGATGCTGTTGGAACAGTTGAACGTTTTGTTGGAAGTTTTCCTGGAGATGAACAATCCGTTGCCCGTCACCGCATCGCGATGAGTTTGCGTGCTGTTGTCTCTCAACATTTAATGCCGACTCTGAATGGAGGCGGCCGCGTACCTGCAGTGGAAATTCTAATAGTCACTCTTGCCGTTGCCAATCTGATTGACGCCGCAAAAACCCGTCAGATTTATTCCGCCATGGAAAGCGGATCCGGAGAGGGGATGCAAACTCGCGACCAGTCCCTGGCCAAGTTAGTGGCAGGTCGGAGAATCAGCCGTGAGCAGGCCAGGTCCTTTTGTAATGATCCGGTAGCCTTTGACAAATTGCTTCAGATTTCTGTGTTGAGGGGAGCCTGA
- a CDS encoding type II/IV secretion system protein translates to MAVNENTLINAGLQSGLVDSSTISRLKLQARRERIGLLEAVAREGRFPITALYQALADLRGIPFLNSRELRPDSEIIAKLPPNLMQRRLLFPIQVTNGERLLAMADPDDQIGIDSIQRASGQHFQAALADPEALEAAIFREMKGNNPLIETPDLTTDGDSVTLFDSIMKEAYLRRASDVHLEPNKQDYRVRLRVDGHLQEYPRPLSHADGEALMTRLKVLAVLDIAEQRMAQDGGMTYRVSDWDMGEMDIRVATVPTRWGERATLRLLGQETGRLTLEGLGMPESTLIQLREAIHRPHGMILVTGPTGSGKSTTLYAALRELDASEINILTVEDPVEQIIDGVSQIQVTGKLDFAQALRSFLRHDPDVILVGEIRDLETAQTALKASMTGHVVLSTLHTNDAIGAVSRLVDIGAERFLIGSTLIGVMAQRLVRRLCPHCRKSHIAEEHERLALGGKLDPEIELWAPSGCPNCLGTGYLGRVGLYETFWVDNQMRTLIAEGATESEIRKAAKNYHTLAMDGRDKVLSGLTSIDEVSYLNLQGDVHG, encoded by the coding sequence ATGGCAGTTAATGAAAACACATTGATAAATGCCGGTTTGCAGTCAGGACTTGTGGACAGTTCTACAATCAGTCGCCTGAAATTGCAGGCCAGGCGTGAACGAATCGGGTTACTTGAAGCCGTTGCAAGAGAGGGGCGTTTTCCAATCACAGCCCTTTATCAGGCGCTAGCTGATCTCCGGGGCATTCCTTTTCTAAATAGTCGAGAACTCCGGCCCGATTCTGAAATTATTGCCAAGCTCCCTCCCAATCTAATGCAGCGCCGATTGCTCTTCCCGATACAGGTTACGAATGGGGAACGATTACTGGCCATGGCAGACCCTGATGACCAGATTGGAATTGACAGCATTCAGCGTGCCAGTGGCCAGCATTTCCAAGCAGCTTTGGCTGATCCGGAAGCTCTTGAAGCCGCTATTTTTCGGGAGATGAAGGGAAACAATCCCCTTATAGAAACTCCCGACCTGACAACGGATGGGGATTCAGTAACGTTGTTCGATTCTATTATGAAGGAAGCTTATTTGAGGCGTGCTTCTGACGTTCATCTTGAACCCAACAAACAGGATTACCGGGTTCGGTTAAGGGTTGACGGGCATCTTCAGGAGTATCCACGGCCCCTGTCTCATGCGGATGGAGAAGCCTTGATGACGCGCCTTAAAGTATTGGCGGTCCTCGATATTGCCGAGCAAAGAATGGCGCAGGACGGTGGCATGACCTACCGGGTAAGTGACTGGGACATGGGAGAGATGGATATTCGTGTTGCAACCGTTCCGACACGTTGGGGAGAAAGGGCAACACTGCGTTTGCTGGGTCAGGAAACAGGCCGTCTGACCCTTGAAGGACTGGGGATGCCAGAGTCGACATTGATCCAGCTTCGTGAAGCCATTCATCGGCCTCATGGAATGATTCTGGTCACCGGGCCAACTGGAAGCGGAAAATCCACCACGTTGTACGCGGCGTTGAGGGAGTTGGATGCCAGCGAAATAAATATTCTCACAGTTGAAGATCCAGTAGAACAGATTATTGATGGAGTGTCCCAGATACAAGTCACAGGAAAACTGGATTTTGCGCAAGCCTTGCGCTCATTTCTAAGGCACGATCCCGATGTCATCCTGGTGGGGGAGATTCGCGATCTCGAAACCGCACAAACTGCTTTGAAAGCATCCATGACCGGTCACGTTGTCCTTTCGACTCTGCACACTAATGATGCGATCGGCGCTGTTTCAAGACTGGTAGATATTGGTGCGGAGCGTTTCCTGATCGGCTCAACCTTGATCGGTGTTATGGCTCAACGCCTGGTCAGGCGCCTTTGTCCACATTGCAGAAAATCCCACATTGCGGAAGAACATGAAAGGTTGGCCCTGGGAGGCAAACTTGATCCTGAAATAGAACTCTGGGCTCCGAGTGGGTGCCCGAATTGCCTTGGGACAGGTTATCTCGGACGAGTGGGATTGTACGAAACTTTTTGGGTTGATAATCAGATGCGTACATTAATTGCTGAGGGTGCTACGGAATCTGAGATACGAAAGGCCGCGAAGAATTACCACACACTGGCAATGGATGGGCGTGACAAGGTATTGAGCGGACTTACCAGCATAGATGAGGTTTCCTACTTGAATTTGCAGGGAGATGTTCACGGATGA
- a CDS encoding type II secretion system F family protein: MTSFAYTVLDNTGKEKQGTINATDAREAANQLRARSLFVVDIKEGEQKKSRTSGGKATKGFLRFLSPSRYLAPGIYDRSLFFRQMALMLRSGYTVVQALDACSELTGKLRLERTLDRMADSIRKGANFSSAVAEEKKTFSKLEAQLVASGEHGGDLSPILERLSQDLSRRREVQRQFMVSMIYPAFLVIIGGGVLYFLVTTVIPKFADFLTGRGEALPPTTQFLLDVSGWFVTYGPTLLGSIGIVTFSLLVAYTTATGKRAIDKILIRFPVIGKTTLIAGMAQAGWTMGMLLRSGVTVLDSLRMTASVMNNQALADVFESSANQILSGRSLANALNQSVLPLLMQHMAAVGERSGQLEQVMEESGEFYRKELTARISTLTEWMVPVAVLIIAVPVGLVYYAFFSALLAVSGAG; this comes from the coding sequence ATGACATCATTCGCTTACACCGTTCTGGACAATACCGGCAAAGAGAAGCAAGGCACGATAAATGCTACCGATGCACGTGAAGCGGCGAACCAATTGCGTGCCCGATCACTCTTTGTAGTGGATATTAAAGAGGGTGAACAAAAGAAATCACGAACTTCCGGGGGAAAAGCAACCAAAGGGTTTTTGCGGTTTCTTTCACCGTCGCGATATTTGGCGCCAGGTATATATGACAGAAGTCTGTTTTTCAGGCAGATGGCTTTGATGTTGCGTTCAGGTTACACGGTTGTTCAGGCTCTTGACGCCTGTAGTGAATTAACAGGAAAGTTGCGATTGGAAAGAACTCTCGATCGAATGGCCGATTCCATTCGAAAGGGAGCAAATTTCTCTTCCGCCGTAGCGGAAGAAAAGAAAACATTTTCAAAACTGGAGGCTCAGCTGGTTGCAAGTGGCGAACATGGTGGTGATTTGTCACCGATACTCGAAAGGCTGTCGCAAGATTTATCCAGGAGGCGTGAAGTGCAAAGGCAGTTTATGGTTTCGATGATTTATCCTGCATTTCTGGTGATCATTGGAGGAGGTGTTCTTTATTTCCTTGTAACGACTGTCATCCCAAAATTTGCTGATTTTCTGACAGGTCGTGGAGAGGCGCTACCCCCAACGACTCAATTCCTGCTCGATGTTTCGGGGTGGTTTGTTACTTATGGACCTACATTACTGGGAAGTATCGGGATAGTGACATTTTCTCTTTTAGTAGCCTACACAACAGCAACCGGAAAACGGGCGATAGACAAAATTCTCATTCGGTTTCCAGTAATAGGAAAGACTACGCTCATTGCGGGAATGGCGCAAGCGGGCTGGACAATGGGTATGTTGCTTCGTAGCGGGGTGACTGTTCTGGATTCTTTAAGGATGACGGCCAGTGTCATGAATAATCAGGCCCTGGCAGATGTATTTGAATCGTCTGCCAACCAGATTTTGAGTGGGCGGAGTTTGGCTAATGCATTGAACCAATCGGTATTGCCTTTATTAATGCAGCATATGGCGGCTGTTGGCGAACGAAGCGGACAGCTGGAACAGGTTATGGAAGAGTCTGGCGAATTTTATCGTAAAGAACTGACTGCCAGAATCTCGACTCTGACTGAATGGATGGTGCCAGTTGCCGTCCTCATTATCGCCGTACCCGTCGGGTTGGTGTATTACGCATTTTTCTCAGCTCTTCTAGCCGTATCAGGTGCCGGGTAA